The following DNA comes from Synechococcus sp. CC9616.
AACATCAAAATTTATTTATTCATGGCGATGAACTCAGTAGTCGTTACCTTGAGCCGCATTCCACAAGATATGAACCCAAACAGATTGAAAAAAAACCGTTACGACCTGCAAGAGCAAACATCATTGATTCATGGAGGAGAGCTGGGGAGCTTGACATGAGAAAACCAATTTTATTCTTTGCTCAATATGAACAAAATATCAATCATGAGATACGTGCTGATATCATTCAACTACTAAAAGAGTATCGAAAATACTGCAACATCGTTGTAATTGCATCAACACCGTCTTTTATTCATAAAAAGAGAACCTTAAAGTCGCTTCAACGTGTAAGCGATATTCTTATTATAAGAGAAAACGAAGGTTATGATTTTGGAGGATGGATGACAGGGTTATCATTCTGCCGCACGGATGTCATCAGATCTCAGGAAATAATTTTAACTAACGACAGCTTTTGGGGACCAATCACACCCCTCAAAGAGTTATTTGAGCGCATCAATGGGTCTTCAGCTGACATGATTGCATTAACAGATGATCTGATGTACTACCCACATCTCACCTCGCCATTCACTGTATACCGAAAAAATGTAATAGACAGTCAAATATTTTTGGAAATATGGGACAACATACAGGTCTGGGAGCAAAAGCGCGATATTGTCAAACAATATGAGGTTGGCATCTCGGTAAAACTGAAAAGCGTAGGTTTTAAATTAAAAAGTCTTTACAGTCATCATGCAAATGGAAATTTATTTCATACAGAGTGGCGGCAGTTAATTGAAGATCAAAGATTTCCCTTCATAAAAGTCAGTCTACTTCGAGATAATCCCTCTAATCAAAATATTGATTGCTGGGAAGAGATCATCAAAATAAGAAATCCGAAGTTGTCAAAGATGATCTCTAAGCAACTTGCATTATGGAAGCAACAGTAACCACCACAATAATATTGTCATGACAACAAAGTTCTGGTTCTCGCCATTCAAATTATCAAACGCATTCCAAGATCATCTTGATTCCTATGGAATAAAGATGAGAGCTAATAAGAACAAAAGTCCAGTGACTGGTGATATATTGATCTACCCAGAACTTTATCGTTTCACTTCATTCCCGGAAATTCGTCATTATACAAATCAAAATATTGATGAAATCCTAAGTAAATATCAGTCAATATTGGAACTTCAGGATAGTCATTCAAGCTATTCGCAATCCGGCATTCTGCAAGAACTATCAAGAAAACAAGAGCCTAACCAAAGCTCAGAAAAAGTTTTATACAATCAATATGTTAATGCCCCAAGCCCAATTAACTTTTTGGTTTGTAGGCTTATTTTCAAAAATTACCAGAGTCTCCTTGATATATATTCCAGAGTTGAAGCCAAAGCAACGAACAGATCCCATTTCATGGAGTATTTTGAAGGAACTTATCAGAATGCTTTGTCTGCTGTATCGGGGCAAGATCTGCTGAACGATTGGTGGGATCTACAGCGCATTATTCATCCAGACTCAAAGTTGAGTTGTCCCAATCATGATTTACTCTCAGTATCAGTTCAACGAATGATTACCATCAAGGCGATATCTGAGTTAAACAATTTACTTAAAGAGAAGATTCTTTTAATGATTAAACACCAGACAAGAGGCTCCTAGATGATGAATAGTCATACAAATGAAATCATCGAAGACATCTCACTTTATCAATCACTGATCAAGAAAAGACAATTTAATATGGCTTGGGAATTGCTCTCCAAAATCCATGGAGTAAAAAATTTAAGCGAGGAACTTGCTGATTTTTTTGCATTAGAGAATGAGGTATTGCAACATAATGGAGTCAACTTTAAAAATTTAGAGTACCAAAATAAGCTGATCACCAAAAAAGCCTCTGATCACTCTGGTATCAAACAAGTGAGGATAGATCATGAGCATGATTGGTACTTTAATGACGAGGTTGCTCAATGCATACTGAAGTCGTGGAGAAAAATAAGCCCTCAATTGCTACCGTCATCAATTCATCGTCTTCTGGTCATTGGCAATAATCTTGACATGTCTACTGGTGTATTCAGGCCAATTTCCCATGTCCTTAATTTCCTTTATCATCATGGCGGCTTCAACTTAAGTACAATACAATTTAATAATGATATAAGTAAATCTGAGATAACAAAAAACCTTGAGGCCTTCGATCTCATCATCATCAATGGTATTCAGCAAGTGTGTCATGTCAAAGAACTAACAGTCTGGCTTGAAGACAATTCGACTAATATTCCAGTTTACGGATATGTTCATGAAACCAAGTGGATCTTTGATCAGCTTAATCAAACAGAAATTCAAAGGCTCAAAACTTTCATCCAGCATTCACACATTTTGCTTTGCAGCAAAGATCAAGTAAGTGATATCAGTAATCTTTCCAAAGCACCATCAATGACAGTCGTCCACAATCCAACACTCTGCGAAACGTTAAAAAAGAACCATAAAGTAACAAATTTAAGAAACCCATCAAGACTTAATCATTCGACTCAAACAACAACAGTAATAATGGTAGGTAGCATTATCAAGAGAAAAGGGTATGAATTTTTTTCAGAATGTGCTCACACAGCAAATCGCAATGGCAATTATATATTTCAGTGGGTAGGAAAGCATCGAGATGCTTCAATTCGATTAGACCCCGAGATTGACTATCCAGGTGAGGTTGCCAGTAAAGAAGTAGAGATGTATTTAAGAAACAGCAACATATTCTTTTTGTCCTCAATTGATGATACTTTCCCCCTCGTAGTTGTTGAAGCCTACATTAATGGCTGCAAACTGTTGCTTCCTAAAACAACAGGCATTGCCAAATACTTCAAAAATCTAAGTGGTGTCATTATCTACGACCGACATGATGCTGACCATATCGCAATACGTCTCAAAGAATTACAGGAATATCCAACGCCAACCACTAATGATCAAGAATTAATCAGTAAGAACTTTGGATTGAGTACATATCTTGAACGTTTCTTCAAAGCAATCAATCAGAGTATATATGAAGCACACACGCAATCACTAAGTAAACTATATGAATCACAAAAAAGACAGAAAATTACAATATTTCTCCATCTATATCATACTGATTTAGTGTTTGAGCTATCCCGAGAGTTAGAGGCGATTGTAAACCATGAATGCACACTAATTGTAACGCTGCCAACCAGTAAATCAACACCTGGATCCATCCAATGGCTTGAATCTATTTTTATCAAACGTTTTAACAAAGTTTTTGTCATTCCATGTGATAACCGTGGACTAGATATTTATCCTTTCTTTAAATCGATTGAATTCCTAGTAAAACATCAACCCGAAGCACTAGAACACGACCATTTAATTCTTAAAATTCATTCAAAGAGATCATTCACTTCGTCAGGCATAATTAAAGGAAATCGCTGGAGGAGAGGATTACTAAAGGGATTACTAGGAACGCGCGAGAATTGTTCAAAATTGATTAGTTTTATTGAAAGTAATGATTCCATAGGCTTAGCGGCACCAGAACAATTTTTAATGGATAAAAGTCTAAGAGATCTACAAGAGTCAAACAACAAATTTTCAATCGATCAGCTTATCGAGTGTTATGGGATATCGCAGGGAGAGGGCACAAAAAAATTTATTCGCGGCACAATGTTTTGGACAAAAAGCTCACTTTTGATTCAACCGCTAACACGCCACAAGCTGCCAAGCAGGGAAGAGTTTCCACCTGGTTATTCCTCTGATGGAACACTTGCCCATGCTTTTGAGAGGATATTAAGCTATATACCGCTGGATCAGAATTCATTCTTGCCTATTCCCAAAAAAGCTCCCTACCAGTATTTAACAGTTGAGATGCTAAATAATAAGGAGATCGGTAAGTCTCTTTCTATTTATTCTGAACCATTCGTTTTTCCAGATATAGCGATAAGCGATGCTAGCAAGGTTAGCTTATGCACTAATTTTGAGTACTTATCAAAAGACTCCAAAAAACTTTTCGACTACGGTCTCTTGGTTGACGAATGTAGCTTTAAAGAGGAAGAAAATGCGCTTGAAATGTGCAAAGTAGTCATTGCAATTGATGCTCTCAAAAGCCTACGTTCTCCAAGTATATATTATCTGAATGATTCTACAATCCAGAAAACCAATAAGAGTTATACTCTTAAAAACCTGTCGCGCGATGCAATTATTGATATTCTATCGGCGCATCTTGGTTGTATAAACAGGCGAGGCTAGATTTAATTCAACACTTAATGGGCTTTTACAAGCTTCCACTCGCTGGAAGAAAGCTCAAGAAGAATTCGTCTATTAATTTGCAAGTCAATTAATTCGTTCTTTAAATCATCCGAAGCTGCACAGTAAATACTGTCGCGTTTTAACTTCCTGGTAAATATCCTTTTTAGCATATCCAAGTATTTTGAACAGTCTGGGTCAGACATCCAAGCTTGAACAACCGCAGACTCATAGTCTTTTCTGGATAAGTTTTCGGACAAACGCATTTCCTCAAGCTCACGAAACTTTTTCTGTCGAGAAGTCTCTTGAAGACTTTTTTGAAGGTTAATCGAGATACGCTCATGAGAAAGATTGTTTGTGTGGGCTAGTTGACCAAGCGCTATTACTAGATCATGCTGATTTTTATGTCTCTGAAGTTGCATTTCGCGACCGCATAAAAATGCAAAATCGTCCTCTTTGTCTGAAAACAAGATCTCTGGCTTAACAGCAAATTTTTCAAATAATTGCTCAAAATATTGTCTATCAATCTGTGTGCTTTGCTGAGATTCCTCAGAAGGTGAAGATCTAAAAGCGATCTAAGGATTTGAATCATTGTTTTTTAATAACAAACTACTGTTTTCTGACGGCAGCCAAGATAAAACCACCAACAGCCCAACCAACAATAACAATACCAATCGAGGCTAAGAAGAACTGCCAACGCCAGTTCATATCTTCTGATGTTGCAAGTTGTGGCTTGCTGAGCATCACAATGAATTTCGCCTGCCTTTGGCTTTCTCGACGGCTATTGTCAACCGCAAGGCGCGCTGCTTCCAAAGCAGTGGTCGCAAATTCAACATCTGCCTTGAGTGATTCAGACTGGGACGTCAGTTTATTGAGATCTCGACCATTAGGACCGACTGCTTTTTGTCTCTCTTCTCGGATTTGACGCTCCAACTCCTGGACTTGGTCTGCAACGTAAGCGACTTCAGGAGATGCTGGGTCGACATAGCGACGTTTCAATGTTGCCAACTCAACTTTCAGATCAACAAGATTTGATTCAAGTTGAGCAATAAAAGACGATGTTGTTTGTTGCTCAACCTCAGGACTTAGTTGTCCATACTTATCCTGAAAATTTTGTAACTTTTGCTTAGCTTTTTGCAATTCATCTTTAGAGATTTCAAGCTCTTTCTGAGCAAATGCCTGCTGATCAGCACTGATTGACTGATTGACTTCATTGACAAATTTTTGGGCTTGCCTCAAAAGTGCTTGGTTGAGTTCAAAGGCTTGTTGAGGTTGAAACCCATAGGTTTTTAGAACAACAGAACCAACGAGTGGTTGTGGTTGAACACTCACTTGCCTCCTGAAAAATTCAACTTGCTGATTAGAAGAACTTTTCGCAGGCAAGCCTGCCCACACATCAGGCCGTTGGGGAGCGTAAATCGCCTCTAGTAGTTGAGGTTCCGGGTAGAGCTTGTTTTTGACATCGGGCGAGGCCAGATAGACTTTGAGATATTGGCCATCAAGCAGAGAACTAATGGCTTGTGGAACAGCAGCTGTAGCTCCTAAAATTGTATTTGCCGTGTTGTTCATCGGCGTCGGTTGTTGAATCACAAATTGCGACACCGATGTGTAACGACTTCGCCCAATACTGAAAGAATAGAAAGCCGCTAAGCCTATAAATCCAAGAACCACCGTTCTTGGAGACAAGATTGCTTTAGCGACTCGAGAAAGACGCTGTTTCCAGGTGTTTTCTAATTGAAGATTGGGCTCGGCAGCTTGCATCAATGTTTTTGGAAAGATCGCCGTAGAAGGCAACGGCTGCTCTTGTGTCGACCGAGGTTTCGGGGATTCAGAAAAGGTCTCCTCGGGTGGAAGAGATTTAGTCATCGCTGCTCACAAGCAACATGGACTCGTTGACCCGGTACAAGATAAGCGCAAAACTAGCACAAGATAAGGAGCAAATCAGCAAATAATTGAACGAGATAGAAGGAATAGGATAAGAATCGTTGATTGCAAACCGAAACAGTTCTACTCCATGAAGTATTGGATTCCATGTAATCAAGGGTCGAGCCTCAGGAGCAAGCTCGAACGTGGCAAAAAACATACCAGACGTCCATATAATTAAGCGCTGCAATACACGTTTAACAATCTTCTTCACAGCCGGAACAAACTGACCCAGGAAAGTAATGCATATTCCAAAGCCAACGGCCATAATGACAGTTAGTAAGTAAGCACTAATTGCTAATCCTGGGCGGTCAAATTGAAATGTCCAGGTGAAACACCAGCCAAGTATTAATGTAATTAAAGACAACGTGGCCAAGGCTCTTACATCATTCACAGCAGATGCCAATAAAATATCGAGAGGCCTGACCCGAGAGTAAAAAAGAGGTGCTTTTAACTTCAATCCGTTGATTGATTTAAGTGCTACATTTCGGAAAAGGAAAACGATTGCAATGCCTGTCACCAAGAAGGTAATAGGATCGAAATAAAGTTCCGAGCTAATAGTCGTTATATCTGTTGAGATAAGTGGGGTCGAACCACTGACGGCAAGTCTTAGTCCTACCCTGATGAATACGAAGAGAAGTAGAAGTTGTAAAGGCTGCACCAAAGCTTCCCAAGCACCAAAAGGACTATCGGACGCGTTTCGATCTCTCTCATAAACAGACACTGCCAGTATCACAGCAAGCTGTGATCGCATCTTTGAAATCAATAGGATTAAAAAGTTAAACATAATTACTCAAATAATCTCAAGCAATTCAGACTGATTGTCCTCATTGGAAAGATCCCTTGAGAACAGACTTTCATCGACGATATCACTTTCCTCAACAGAATCACCCTGGCTACTGGAGGCCTTCATCCAATCAAAGCATTCATCCAAACTTCCTTCAAATATTTGCTGTCCAGACGCGTCAATTGCAAGACCTTGATCGCAAAAATCTTTAAGAAATTTTTTATTCCCGCTTGTTGTGATTAAGGTATGATTTTCAATCCGAGCCTCAAACACAGTTCGCAAGTATTTGATCACTTGATCATTTTCGCTGCCCATCAGGAATTGAGCCGAAGGGACCAGGAAAACATCAAATGAAAAAGCCAAAGCCGTCATGAGAAAAAATAATTTCTGATCCCTGGACCTGAGATCTTTCAGGCGTTCACGAGGAGACAAACCAGCTGCATCCAAAAAAGTTTTTAAAAACTTTTCTATATTTAATGGAACAACACGATCTTGGTACAGCGAGCTTAAAAACAGCATATTTTGACGAAGCGTCAGCTTTCCATCCAGTCCACCTTTCAAGCCAAGGGGCCAACTGACCAAACCCTGATGAGAAATACGGCCTGACGCAGGCTGAACCAAGCCATAAATACTGCCAAGTAGTTCATCGCGTATTCGTCGGTTCCCGCAAAGAATCGCTCTCTTTTCACCTTCGCGAAACGAAAACGATATTGGAATGGTATTAATTGTTTTTTCCTTGCGACTAAACTTGAGGACTAAATCCTCGAGCCTGAGGGTCACAGCATGATTTGCGGCGACATTCAAGGAATTGAAGAAGTGTAGTTACAAGATCTTACCATCAAATCCTTGTTGGACTGTCTATCACGCCGGAATCGTCACGACGCGAATCAACTGTTGATCTTATATGGCTATGTTTCATAGCCTTTGCATCACAGCTTTTCGCAGTCGTTTTTGACACCTCTGCTCAAGCCTGGCGAACACAAGGTCCAAAGACTTTCTGCCAATCGAAAGCAATACAGCGTCCGGAAATACTAAGAATGATTGACGACTTGCCAACGCCAATGTTGCGCTGGCGCTCGCTCTGATCAAAGCGTCAAAGGGCGTGAGCTTTGCTCTGCATTCAAAGACGACGGCTTTCTGGATAGCAGCAAGGCCATGGATTTCACAACGCTCAAAATCAATCTGAAGTTCCTGCCCGTTCCAGACCGCCACAAAAACAACCTCAGGTTGAACATTGAAAGTCAGAATCCTGTAGGGACTGGATTGGTAACGAAAGCGATGTCCGGGCAAAGACGTCAGTTTCTTGCGATCCAGCAGAGCCTCCATGGTGAGCTGTGGATCCGACAGCAGCTCAACCAGCGTTTGCCGTTTGGCTGCGCGAATTGGAACCTCGCAGACATGGGTACCCGCACAGCGCAGCGTCATGCTGCTCTCTCAGTGGCGGGATTAAGGCCAGAGGCTTCCTTGAGCAGATCCTGTGCCTCACAGACCGGAAAACGATTGATCGCCTTGAGAGCAAGGCGGGCATTGGCTCGCAGCTGCTCGCTGATGGCCTCGCAGAACGGCACCTGAGCGAGAAGATCCACGGTGCGACGCATGATCCGAACCACATCGCCTTCATCCAGTGATGTGTTGGCAATCAGGTCGCTCCAGGCAGTCCCTCTGGCCCAGGCCTCCACCAGACCCATCAGTTCTGGTTCCCACCAGGCCGGGACCACAACGTTTAAACGCTCCTGGGTGCGCAACAGCTCGCGACGGACACCGGATAGATCATGCAAAGCCTCCTCAGCAGCGGGTGGCGGTGGAAAACCGCTCCAGAGATCAGGCCGATTCACCTCCGTGCTGATCGCTTCAAACACAGCCGCGAGATCAGCCGGGTGCAGCTCATCGAGATGACCGCTCATCAGCGCCAACCCAAGCCACAGCTCGTTATCGCCGCGCAGCGCAGCGACTGTGCGACCGATTTCCGTCGGTTCGAGCTCAACCAAGCAGCCAAACTGCTGAAGAATCTCAAGCAGGGATAAAAAGGTCTCCCAATGTCTGTTGGCGCGGTGATGCAGAAGTCGCTGCCGCTCCTCGATTTCCTCCTCGAGCTCCTCCATTCGCCGGCGGTGTTTCTTGAGCTGTTTGCGATCCCCCCAGCCATGGGCGGGATGCTGCTCTTGCTCTTGCTCAAGGGTCTGCACAAGCCTGGACTGGGTGAGCACCTCACCGGCCAGGTCGTATTGCGGAGTTGTCATGTCGTGACGCCCGGCCATGTGCGCTACCGCCAGCGCCAGACCACCACTTTGTTGATCCCCATGACGCAGCTCTCCGGCCCGCTGGAGATCGGGCGCCTCCACGTTGTCCACCTGCAGACAGCTGAGCTCGGCGTGGAGGCTGACCACGGATTGGCAGGGAACCAGAAGCCAGAGGTTGTCATCCGTCAGGCAAAGCAGAAGCGGGAACTGGCCAGGACCGTCCACTTTCTCCACGATCACGGCGGGAGTGACCCGTCCCCGCAACTGAGGCGACTTGAGGCTCACCAGGGTTCCTGAGCTTGCAAACTGCAGCGCCAGCGTCAGCTCATTGGCCAGGGTTTCCTCGGCCTGCTGCTGCAGGATTCGCAATAGTCGCCGCTCCTCCCGCAGCCTTCCGCGCAGTTTCTCGTAGTCCTCAAAGTCCTCCCAGGGCACATCGCCAGCCACCCCTTCCAGCTGCCCGAGTTGCAGCCGCAACTGCGACAAGGTTGTTTCTTCCTCCACCAGATCCAGGCTGGCCAGATAGCGACCGAAGCTTCGTTCCACCAGCTCCCGTGCCTTGTCGAGATCGTGACGCTGCAGCAGATTCAGCACCATGCCGTAGCTGGGCGTGAACTGACTGACCAGAGGATCAGCCGGACTGGTGGCAAGCTGTCCGGCCTCCCTAACGCCTTCAAAGCGGCTCTGCACCGTCACGACGTAGCCGCGTGAATCGAGGCCACGACGCCCAGCCCGGCCTGCCATCTGCAGAAACTCGCTGCCCATCAGAGGCCGGTGGCCCCGCTCGGTGCGCTTGGAGAGCGCAGCGATCACCGTGCTTCGGGCCGGCATGTTGATTCCGGCAGCGAGGGTTTCGGTGGCGAACACCACCTTCACGAGGCCCTGTTGGAACAACTCCTCAATTAGTTCCTTCCAGGCCGGCAGCACCCCGGCATGGTGGGCGGCAATTCCCCTCAGCAGAGCATCCGCATGGATGCCATCGCGCACCGCTTCCGGATTTGCCTCGCTGTACGACGTGAAGCGATCGCGGATACGCGCCTGTTCCTTGGGGCTAACCAGGCACTGAGCTCCGAGATCCCTGACGGCCTTGTCGCAGCCGCGACGGCTGAAGATGAAATAGATCGCCGGAAGCATGGATCGCTCAGCCATCTGAGCCACCACGAAACTGATTGGTGGTGGCTCGGGCTGAGGGGGTTTGGGAGAGCGTCCCTTGCGTTTGCTTCCCTTGGGCGCTCGCCAGACCTTGCAGTTGGGATGGAGTCCTGTGCCTTGCTCATTCAGCAGGGGATGCAGCCCCTTGGCGCTGCAAAAACTGAACTGGAGCGGCACCGGTCGGTGATCGCTGAGCACCAGCTCTGTGGGGCCGTGGACCTTTTCGATCCAGTCGGTGAGTTGCCCGGCGTTGGCCACCGTGGCCGATAGGGCCACCAGCTGAACTGGAGGCGGACAGTGAATGATCGATTCCTCCCAGACCGTTCCCCGCTGGGAATCATTCATGTAATGGCACTCATCGAGAACAACAGCCTCAACATCCGCCAAGGGGTCGTCATGCTTATTTGCCTCCGCATAGAGCATGTTTCGGAAGATCTCCGTCGTCATCACAACGATTGACGCCTCGCGGTTCACGCTGAGATCGCCGGTCATCAGACCGACGTTGTGATCACCAAACTGTTCGCGAAAATCCCTCAGCTTCTGGTTGGAGAGAGCCTTAAGAGGGGTGGTGTAGAAGACCTTCTGGCCATGGGAAAGGGCCCGATGAATCGCGTATTCGCCCACAAGAGTTTTGCCAGAACCGGTCGGGGCACTGACAACAACAGAGTGCCCCTGATTCAGGGCATCGATCGCTTCCAGCTGGAAGTCATCCAGGGGAAACGCAAAAACCTTGGAAGGGTCGAGTGGTGCTGACCCGTCGGCGCCTGGTTCAGTCATCGCCGGCGGCGCCTTGGATCCATCATTGGATCCTACGAAGGCAGGATCCGCTGATTTCCCTAGCGGTCAGCTCCCCAAGACGCTAGAAATGAACAACTTTATGAAGTTTCATGACAACCCTTGATCTCCTCACGATCATCCTTTCCTTCAGCCTGGCTTGCAGTGGGTTGTGGCTCTACAAGCTGATCGTCGGCGAATCCCAGAACAGCTGACGTCGCGGATAACGCCTTTCCCTGCCGAACCGATGGATGTCTCGAATGGGCTTTGAGAGCAAGGGTGTTCCGTCACCGCTGACGAGACTTGATTTCTTTGAACAGATATAAGCATTCCCATCGCTGCAATCAGGGATGCGAAGTCATCCTGAGGGAGAGTCCATTCAATCGACATGCAGCTCTATCTGGCCGACATTCAATTTGATGACATCGATATGCAGAAGGCGGCCTATGCCCAGTTCATTGAACTCTGGGAAAGCGGAGCCATGGCCAAGGAAGACAAGTTCGAAGGCTTCGAAATGCTGTTCAGAGTGCATGCACCCGGAGAGGGACGCGTTGTGGTCCTCTGCCGTGCCGAGAGTGACAAACAACTCTTTGCCCATTTCGCTCCCTGGCGTGCACAGTTCGGCATGGTGGTTGAGTTCACACCGGTGATCAGTTGTCAAAACGTTGTCGACTATCACAAGGATCTCTTCGCCAAGCTCGGCGGCTAAATCACCGACCTGAGAGATCTGATTCGGGATCCGACTGTCGCCAGCCCGCAGCCAAAGCGCTGCCGATCATGCAGTGAATCACCGCCGAGATGGCACCCGGCAAAGCCGTGAGCGGGCTGGCAAATCCTCCACTTCTGGCCAGCACCACGGCAAGGCCTGAATTCTGCATACCGACTTCAATGCTGATGGTTCGTCTAACCGCTTCCTGCTGCTTGAACAGCTTGGGCAGCAGATAACCGAGCAGGAACCCTCCACAGTGCAGCAGCAGACAGGCCAGCAAAAGCTGCGGACCCTGCTTCAGGAGCTCCGCGCGCTGGCTTCCGACGATGCTCGCGACAATCAAAACGATCATCCCAACCGCCAGTGGAGGCATCACAGGTTCGACGCGGCGCGCCACCCCAGGACATCCCTGCTTGAGCAGCACGCCAAGCGCAACCGGCAGCAGCACAACCTGCATCACTTTTAGGAACAAGGCCCAACCATCCACCGGTACGTACTGGCTGGCCAGCAGCTCGGTTAGCCGCGGGGTCATCACCACAGCCGCAGCTGTGCTAACGGTGGTCATCACAACGGAGAGCGCGACGTCAGCGCGGGCAATCAGGGCCACAACGTTGCTGGCGGTCCCTCCAGGACAACAGCCCACCAAAATCAGACCCACCGCCAGTGGTGGAGAAAGCTGCAGCAGCAAGGCCAGGGTCGCCGCTAGTCCGGGCATCACGATGAACTGTGCCATCGAACCCAGCAGAACCGCCCGCGGCCGCTGACCAACCCGAACAAAGTCCTGCGGTGCCAAACCCAGCCCCATTCCCAGCATGATCACCCCCAGCCCGAGGGTGATCAGGGGACCGCGAAACCAGGTGAACAAGGGTGGATAGAGCAGGGCCAGGACCGCTCCGAGCAACGTCCAGAGCGGGAACCACAGCGTGAAACGCTCCAGCGACATGGGCTCCCTCCGTGATCGACTCCGCCATCCTCCGCCGAGGCAGCGCGCAGACTGATCCGATGAGCCCAGTCGACCCGGCCCGACGTCGCCGCCTCCGCACCTGGAGCCCAGGCCAGGAGCGGTGGCAGCTTTGCAGTGCGAACGGACCGGGCACACCACTGTTGGATCTGGCCAGCAATGACTATCTAGGCCTCAGTCGTCATCCTGATCTGGTGGCCGCAGCAACAACGGCCCTGCAGCAGGAGGGAGTGGGCGCAGGGGGGTCACGGCTTGTGACGGGCAGCCGCCCCAGCCATGACGAACTGGAGCAGGCCCTGGCCCGATGGCTGAATCGTGAGCGGGTGCTGCTGTTTCCAAGCGGTTTCCAAGCCAACATCGCTGCCGTCAGTGCCCTT
Coding sequences within:
- a CDS encoding DUF3303 domain-containing protein is translated as MQLYLADIQFDDIDMQKAAYAQFIELWESGAMAKEDKFEGFEMLFRVHAPGEGRVVVLCRAESDKQLFAHFAPWRAQFGMVVEFTPVISCQNVVDYHKDLFAKLGG
- a CDS encoding bile acid:sodium symporter family protein; translated protein: MSLERFTLWFPLWTLLGAVLALLYPPLFTWFRGPLITLGLGVIMLGMGLGLAPQDFVRVGQRPRAVLLGSMAQFIVMPGLAATLALLLQLSPPLAVGLILVGCCPGGTASNVVALIARADVALSVVMTTVSTAAAVVMTPRLTELLASQYVPVDGWALFLKVMQVVLLPVALGVLLKQGCPGVARRVEPVMPPLAVGMIVLIVASIVGSQRAELLKQGPQLLLACLLLHCGGFLLGYLLPKLFKQQEAVRRTISIEVGMQNSGLAVVLARSGGFASPLTALPGAISAVIHCMIGSALAAGWRQSDPESDLSGR